AGTCCAACCCGAACGCCGTGCTCGGCCACGTCGCGGCCCGGCATCGGCTCGACGGCCCGATCGTCTGCCTAGGCCCGCTGCCCGGCGGGAGGTCCATCCGCGACCGCGCGCTGGCCGAGGCCGAACTGCTGCTGCTCGACGGCGACGCCGACGAGGTCCTGGTGGTCCTGGTCGAGCAGGACCCTGACTCCACTGCCGAGGACACGGCCGAAGCACTGCTGCTGCGCGGCCACCTTCCCGGAAAGGAAGCACCCTGATCATGCCCGGCGACAAGACCCCGAACCTGCGTGCCCTGCTAGCTGCCGACCCCGACCTGGGCGCGGGCACGGTGCTCGCCACCCGCGTCCGCCTCGGGGTGAATCTCGATGAGCCGCGCGTCTTCTTCGACACGGAGGTGGACGGACACCCGGCCTGGGCGCCGTTCACGGTGCGCGAGCTGGACCACGCGGTGCGCGCCAGGGCCGCGGCCCTGCACGCCCGGGGAGTACGGCCGGGCGATCCGGTCGCCGTGCACGTGGGCAGCGCCGCCGACAATGTCCTGATGTTCTTGGCGCTCACCCGGCTCGGCGCCGTCCCCGCATTGCTCAATCCGAACCTGGACGGGGAGACCGCCGCAGCGTACATCAGGGGCCTGCGTGCCTCCGGAGTGCTGCTCGACGCCGCCCATCTGGCCGCGATCGGCGACCGGCCGCTCGGCGCGCCGGTGCTCGCGGACGTGGCCGAAACCGCGGACGGCGATCCGGATGCCGCCCCCGAGCAGCACCCGTACTGGTCGGGCGATCCGGTCGCGATCACGCACTCGTCGGGAACGACCGGCATGCCGAAGGCCGTCGTCCACTCGCACGCGAGTCTCCACGCGGCGATCCGGCACCGGCTCGCACTTCCGGCCGCGCAGGGTGCGGATCGGGTACTCAGTGCCCTGCCGTCCCCGCACGCGGCCACCCTCATCGCGGTCAACCAGGCTCTGAGCACAGATGCCTCGATCGCCCACGTGTCCGCGCAGACCGGCCCCGCCGTGCTCGACGCGATCGAGTCCTGGCGCCCACACGGCGTATTCGGCTTCGCTTCCACGTGGGCTGACATGGCGGGCCACGACCTCGCCTCGCGCGACCTCGACTCGGTGTCGCTGTGGTGGAACACCGGCGACTGCGCGCACGAAGCGCACATCCGCCGCCTGGTCGCGGTCGGATCGCGCGTCGTCGCGCGGCCCGGTGGCCGCGTCCGCGAGCCAGGGTCCGTATTCATCGACGGACTCGGATCGAGCGAGATGGGCCACTCGCACTTCTTCCTCAGCCACACCCCCGACAGCGAGCGCTACGGCCGCTGCGTGGGGCGCCCGCATACCTTCGTGGACTGCGAGGTCTTCGACCCTCATGGACGAGCGCTCGGTCCGAACGAGATCGGCGAGCTGGGCACCAAGTCGCCGACGCTCGCACTCGGCTACTGGAACGACTCCGTCACCACGTTCCGCACCCGTCTGCGCGGCTACTTCCTGACCGGCGACCTGATGTACCGGGACGAGGACGGCTACTACTACCACGTCGATCGGCTCGTGGACGCGGTGGACGTCGGCGACGGACGGCGGCTCTACACGGCGCGGTCCGAGGAGCGGGTGCTGGCGGCATGCCCGGACGTGCTCGACTGCACGGTGGTGGCCTTCCGCGACGGAGATCGCGCCATCGCCGACGTGCTGCTGTGCCTGGTCGAAGGCGCGGATGAGAAGCGTGACCGGCGAGCGGAGGTCGCGGCTGCTCTCGACGAGACTACAGCAGAGGCCTTACGCGACGTCATCGTCGTCGACGAGGGCTCGCTCCCGCTCGGGCCGACCGGCAAGGTACGCAAGGTCCTGCTACGCCGTCGGCACCTCGAAGGACATTTGCTCGAGGGGCAACTCCTCGAAGGGCAGGGAGTGCGGTGAGCCGGGCCGCCACCGTCACCGGGATCGGCCTGGTCACCCCGCTCGGGCGCAAACCGGAAGAGTTCTTCGACGCCCTGCTCTCCGGTCGCAGCGGCCTGAGTCGTCCGCCGGAAGGCCATCCGCTGGAGGGCTGGCTGGAGGCCGCCGGCATCTCGCCGAACGTGGACGCCACCGAGGTGCTCCCGCCGACGGAAGGCCGCTCGGTGGACCGCTTCGCGCTGCTTGCCCTGGCTGCGGCCCGCGACGCCCTCGCGGACGCGGACATCGAGGTCGGGCGGGACGTCGATCCGCGCCGGGCCGCCGTCGTGGTCTCCAGCGGAGGCGGCGGCATGGAGACGTACGAGGCGGCGGCGCAGCGGCGGATGCGCTCGGGTCGGCCCGGAGTCAGCCCCTACCTGCTTCCCGGCATGCTGCCCAACATGGCCGCGGCCCGGATCGCGATCCGGCACGGCATCCGCGGCCACAGCGCGGCGATCGCCACCGCGTGCGCGGCCGGGGCTCAGTCGATCGCCGAAGGGCTGCGGCTGATCCGAGACGGCTTGGCCGACGTGGTGGTGTGCGGCGGCACCGACACGCCGCTGCATCCGACCATCGCCGCGGCCTTCCGCAACGCCCGCGCCTTGGCCGAGGGGTGGCCGACGCCGGAGGCGGCCAGCCGGCCGTTCGACGCGCGCCGCAACGGATTCGTGCTCGGCGAGGGCGCGGCTGTGCTGGTGATCGAACGCACGGAGCACGCCGACGCGCGCGGCGCCGCCGGATACGCGGACCTGATCGGCTGGGGTGCGTCCACCGACGCGTTCCATCCGACCTCGCCGCGCCCGGACGGCGAGGGCGCGATCGACTGTATGTCGGCGGCATTGCGCGACGGGGACCGCGACGCCACCGACATCGGGTACGTCAACGCGCACGGTACCGGCACCAAACGGGGAGACGCGGCTGAGGCGCTGGCGATACGGGAGGTCTTCGGATCGCACGAACCGGCGGTCAGCTCGATCAAGGGCGCCACCGGGCACCTGCTCGGCGCCTCGGGGGCGGCCGAGGCCGCGGCGTGCGTGCTCGCGCTCAGCCGCGAAGCGCTGCCGCCCACGCTCAACCTGGACGAGCCGGATCCGGACTGCGCGCCGTTGGACCACGTGCGCGGCGCGGCCAGAACCGGACAGGTGCACCACGCGCTGTCGAACTCCTTCGCCTTCGGGGGCCACAACCTCAGCCTGCTGTTCGGCCCGCCCGGGACCCGCGCGGACAGGCGACCCAAGGGAGTAACCACGTGAGCATCCGAGCCATCGCCCAAGCCGACTTCCACGTCGAGGACGTGGACAAGGCTGCCGACCAACTCGTGTCCGGCTACGGTTTCCGGGTGGACGAGATCCACGCCACGCCGTGCTCCGGCGTCGTGCTCGCGCACGGCGGCGTGCGGCTGAAGCTGACCCGGCCGAAAGACGGGTCCGACTTCCTTGGCCGGCACGGCGACGGGGTCGCCGGCATCGCCGTGTTCTGCGATGATCCCGATGCCGCGTTCGCCCGCGCCGCCGCGGCCGGCGCCCTCGTGCGCTCGGCTCAGGCACGGGCCGTCGAGGTCTTCCCGGATTTCTCGCTGCGCTTCGTCGGTCCGCCCGAAGCCGGACCGGACCCGGAACCGGGCGGGATGTTCGAGGCCATCGACCACATCGCGGTCTGCGTCCCGCACGGCGCGCTCGCACCCACCGTCGAGTTCTGCGACCGCGCGCTCGGGCTGCGCCGGATCTTCGGCGAGCTGATCGAAGTCGGTGAGCAGGCGATGGATTCGGTCGTGGTGCA
This genomic window from Actinospica robiniae DSM 44927 contains:
- a CDS encoding class I adenylate-forming enzyme family protein yields the protein MPGDKTPNLRALLAADPDLGAGTVLATRVRLGVNLDEPRVFFDTEVDGHPAWAPFTVRELDHAVRARAAALHARGVRPGDPVAVHVGSAADNVLMFLALTRLGAVPALLNPNLDGETAAAYIRGLRASGVLLDAAHLAAIGDRPLGAPVLADVAETADGDPDAAPEQHPYWSGDPVAITHSSGTTGMPKAVVHSHASLHAAIRHRLALPAAQGADRVLSALPSPHAATLIAVNQALSTDASIAHVSAQTGPAVLDAIESWRPHGVFGFASTWADMAGHDLASRDLDSVSLWWNTGDCAHEAHIRRLVAVGSRVVARPGGRVREPGSVFIDGLGSSEMGHSHFFLSHTPDSERYGRCVGRPHTFVDCEVFDPHGRALGPNEIGELGTKSPTLALGYWNDSVTTFRTRLRGYFLTGDLMYRDEDGYYYHVDRLVDAVDVGDGRRLYTARSEERVLAACPDVLDCTVVAFRDGDRAIADVLLCLVEGADEKRDRRAEVAAALDETTAEALRDVIVVDEGSLPLGPTGKVRKVLLRRRHLEGHLLEGQLLEGQGVR
- a CDS encoding beta-ketoacyl-[acyl-carrier-protein] synthase family protein translates to MSRAATVTGIGLVTPLGRKPEEFFDALLSGRSGLSRPPEGHPLEGWLEAAGISPNVDATEVLPPTEGRSVDRFALLALAAARDALADADIEVGRDVDPRRAAVVVSSGGGGMETYEAAAQRRMRSGRPGVSPYLLPGMLPNMAAARIAIRHGIRGHSAAIATACAAGAQSIAEGLRLIRDGLADVVVCGGTDTPLHPTIAAAFRNARALAEGWPTPEAASRPFDARRNGFVLGEGAAVLVIERTEHADARGAAGYADLIGWGASTDAFHPTSPRPDGEGAIDCMSAALRDGDRDATDIGYVNAHGTGTKRGDAAEALAIREVFGSHEPAVSSIKGATGHLLGASGAAEAAACVLALSREALPPTLNLDEPDPDCAPLDHVRGAARTGQVHHALSNSFAFGGHNLSLLFGPPGTRADRRPKGVTT
- a CDS encoding VOC family protein gives rise to the protein MSIRAIAQADFHVEDVDKAADQLVSGYGFRVDEIHATPCSGVVLAHGGVRLKLTRPKDGSDFLGRHGDGVAGIAVFCDDPDAAFARAAAAGALVRSAQARAVEVFPDFSLRFVGPPEAGPDPEPGGMFEAIDHIAVCVPHGALAPTVEFCDRALGLRRIFGELIEVGEQAMDSVVVQSEGGALTFTFLEPRPDRRPGQIDAFLDAHGGPGVQHLALRTNDIVGAVRALGERDVEFLTTPAAYYEGLEPRVGPTGIPVEVLRELNVLVDHDHAGQLFQIFTASVHPRRTFFFELIERRGAGTFGTANIKALYEAVERQS